The Bradyrhizobium barranii subsp. barranii genome segment TCGGCGACGCCGGCGCCAAGGTCGTGGCCTGAGAGGCCAGATCTCAATCCGCACGCGCAGCGCTGATAAATTAAATTGCTGCCTGTCAATCGTCCGCTTCACATGCGTCGAAACGCCCCCGACATGCCGGGATGCCGTGTCGGTGCTTGTCAGCGACGTCAAAACGCGCGATACTCAATTTCAAGGTGACATCAATTATATATACATTTTTTTGCTCCTTGGATGACCTGCTGGCGTACGGCCTCCGGAGCCGTCACACCGCGCAATAACGCTCCTGGATGTCCTTGTCCGCCAGCAGCGCCGCGGCGCTGCTTTGATGCACGACCTCGCCCTGGTCGATGATCACCGCCCGGTCGGCCAGCCGCAGGGCCCATTCGACGTTCTGCTCGACCAGCAGCAGTGTCTTGCCCTCGTCGCGCAGGCGGCGGAACAGCACGCCCATCTCCTCGACCAGGACGGGCATGATGCCTTCCGAGGGCTCGTCGAGCAGGATCATCTTGGGCTTTGCGATCAGCGCGCGGGCGATCGCGAGCATCTGTTGCTCGCCGCCCGAAAGCGTGACGCCCTCCTGATCGAGGCGTTCCTTCAGGCGCGGAAAGGTTTCGGCGATCTCGTCGATCGCGGCGCGCTCCTCGATCTCGCTTCCGGCCGCGACCAGGCCGAGGCGGAGATTTTCGCGCACGGAGAGACCGGGAACGATGCGGCGCTCCTCCGGCACATAGGCCAAACCGAGATGGAAGCGCTGATGAGCCCGGAACGGCAGCAATTCCTTGCCCGCAA includes the following:
- a CDS encoding ABC transporter ATP-binding protein yields the protein MAETALLEIDDLHAWYGASHILHGISLQVKEGEVVALVGRNGAGKTTTLRAMMGLMPKATGRVRFAGKELLPFRAHQRFHLGLAYVPEERRIVPGLSVRENLRLGLVAAGSEIEERAAIDEIAETFPRLKERLDQEGVTLSGGEQQMLAIARALIAKPKMILLDEPSEGIMPVLVEEMGVLFRRLRDEGKTLLLVEQNVEWALRLADRAVIIDQGEVVHQSSAAALLADKDIQERYCAV